From Lactobacillus sp. PV012:
AAGAGATATGGTTCAAAATCATATTTTCCAAATTATTACCTTACTTGCGATGGGTAGACCTTCTGACCTAACTTCAGAGGCTATTCATCAGAAAAAGCAAGAGTTACTTGCAAGTCTAGTAATCCCAACTCCAGCGGAGATAAAAAAATCTTTTGTAAGGGGTCAATATTTGGCTGGTAGTAATCATCCCGATTATCGACATGAAGATCAAGTTGATGAAAACTCAATGACAGAGACTTTTGTGGCAGGGAAAGTTCAGTTTGCGGCAGGCCCAGTGGCTCAAATTCCAATTTATTTTAGAACTGGAAAAGATATGAAAGAAAAACTTTCTCGTATTGATATAGTTTTAAATAAAGAGCAACCACTCTATGGAGAAGCCAAAGAAGATGTGATTTCAATTATTATTGATCCAGTAGCCGCAATTTCAATGATGATTAATGGAAAAAAGATTACTGGTTCGGCATTAAGATTAGAAAATATAAACTATGAATTTTCAAGCAAGGAAATGGATGAAGTGCCAGATGGTTATGTTCGCCTACTCAGGGATGTCTTTTTAGCGGATCGCACTAATTTTACTCATTGGCAGGAATTAAAACAGTATTGGAGATTCGTCGATGCTGTTGAAGAAACTTGGCAAACAGAAAATGAGTCTGGAGTAGAAATGGACTTCTATCATCCTGGTGAAATGGGGCCAAAGAAAGCAGATGATATTTTTGAAAGTTCTGATCAACACTGGATTTTTAATTAATGAAAGAATTTTTACCCCAAAATAATACTTCTCGTAAAATA
This genomic window contains:
- the zwf gene encoding glucose-6-phosphate dehydrogenase, producing MKEVSTIVILFGGSGDLAHRKLYPALYSLYQQGLIKNHFAVIGTARRPWSHEYFQNQVVKAVKEANGNVEEKEVKEFASHFYYQSHDVIDVEHYIALKELASELDKKYQAQGNRIFYMAMAPHFFETIASHIKDQQLLGSGFNRLVIEKPFGHDLATAEKLNQAISASFPEDTVYRIDHYLGKEMVQNIMPFRFSNSLIEKIWNKNSINNIQVTLAESLGVGTRGGYYDGAGALRDMVQNHIFQIITLLAMGRPSDLTSEAIHQKKQELLASLVIPTPAEIKKSFVRGQYLAGSNHPDYRHEDQVDENSMTETFVAGKVQFAAGPVAQIPIYFRTGKDMKEKLSRIDIVLNKEQPLYGEAKEDVISIIIDPVAAISMMINGKKITGSALRLENINYEFSSKEMDEVPDGYVRLLRDVFLADRTNFTHWQELKQYWRFVDAVEETWQTENESGVEMDFYHPGEMGPKKADDIFESSDQHWIFN